The Microbacterium forte sequence GTGCGCAGTCTGACGCTGCGCTGATCCACGTCGGGTGCGAAACGCCGCCGGTCAGCGCTTGCGGTCGTCGTCGTCCCAGGGGCCTTCCCACCAGCCGGCGCGGCCGTCGCCGTCGCCTCCGCCGCGGCGACGGGAGCGGACGAACTGCACGATGAACACGGTGAGCGAGCTGAGCAGGATCACGAAGATCACCAGGAACAGCAGGTCGGACTGGTTCATGGGCGCTTCCCTTCGGCGGCATCCGCCACGATCTTCGCGATCCGGGCGGATCGCGTCTCTGCACGCTTGGCCATCGCGATGTGCGTCAGGCCGAACTTCTTGACCGACTTCGGGAAGGCGTCCCAGTTGGCTCGTGCAGCGGGCACGGCATCCAGCGCCTCGGTCAGCTCCGGCGGCTCGATGCCCGCCTCCGGTCCGTCGAGCAGAGTCCACGACCCGTCGGCCTTGGCGGTCTCGAGCACGCGGATGCCGGCGGGCGCGAGCAGCCCGGCGGCCTCGAGGTCGATCAGCCGCGCCTTGTTGGTCGCCGCCCACCCGCTGCCGCGTCGGCGGGGCGAGAACCACTGACCCACGGTCTCGTCGTCGAGCGTGCGCACGGGGCCGTCGATCCATCCGAAGCACAGAGCCTGACGCACGGCGTCGTCGTATCCCACCCTGCCCTCGTTCTGACCGCGCACGCTCAACAGCCAGACGCCCGAGGTGCGCTCGTGATGCTCTTCGAGCCAGGCGCGCCAGGCGGCCGCATCCGCTGCGACGACCCGTTCTCCTTCGTCGAGCGCGCCCATCTCAGTCCTCGTCGAGCGTCGGAATCGACTCGGTGACCGTCGGCAGCAGATCGGCGACCGAGTCGACGATCTCGTCGGGGCGGAACGGGTACTTCTCAACCTCGGCCTCGTCGCTGATGCCCGTCATGACGAGCACGGTGTGCAGTCCTGCCTCGATGCCGGCGATGATGTCGGTGTCCATGCGGTCGCCGATCATGCCGGTCTTCTTCGAGTGCGCGCCGATCTTGTTGAGGGCCGAGCGGAACATCATCGGGTTCGGCTTGCCGACGACATACGGCTCCTTGCCCGTGGCCTTGGTGATCAGGGCCGCGATCGCGCCCGTCGCCGGCATCACGCCGTCGGCTGACGGCCCGGTGGCATCCGGGTTCGTGACGATGAAGCGCGCGCCCTTGATGATGAGCCGGATCGCCTTGGTGATCGCCTCGAACGAGTAGTTGCGGGTCTCGCCGACGACCACGAAGTCGGGGTTCGTCTCGGTCATGATGAAGCCGGCCTCGTGCAGCGCCGTGAGGATGCCCGCCTCGCCGATCACGAAGGCCGAGCCGCCGGGCAACTGCTGCGCGAGGAAGTCGGCCGTCGCCAGTGCCGAGGTCCAGATCCGCTCCTCGGGCACGATGAGCCCGCTGGCGCGGAGGCGGGCCGACAGGTCACGCGCCGTGAAGATCGAGTTGTTCGTCAGCACGAGGTAGGGGATCTCGTTCTGCTCCCACCCTGCGAGCAGCTCGGACGCTCCGGGGATGGCATCGTTCTCATGAACGAGCACGCCGTCCATGTCGGTCAGCCAGCATTCGATGTTGTCGCGGTGTGCCATGTGCACAGCCTATGCGGCGGCGGTTACGGGCAGGTGTCAGGTTCTGACGAGGTTCTCAGGCGCTGAGCCAGACGACCTGTGCGGCGCCGTCGGGGAGCTCGGTCGCGGTGCCCTCGAGTTCGATGCCCGTGGGGGTCGTCGTGATGTTCGCGGCGACGGTGACGCCCGCCCCCTCGAGAGCACGCAGCAGTTCCGGGTCTCGGTCGTCGACGCGCAGCACGCGTCCGACGTGCCCCGACGGCGCATCGGCGAGAAGCACGAAGGGCTCGCGTTCGACGACGCCTGCGGCATCGGGGATCGCGTCGCCGTGCGGGTCGAACCGCGGGCGTCCGAGGCGTGCGTCGATGCCCTCGAGCAGACGGTCGCTGATCGTGTGCTCGAGCACCTCGGCTTCGTCGTGCACCTCGTCCCATCCGTAGCCGAACTCCTGCACCAGCCAGGTCTCGATCAGGCGGTGCCGACGCACCATGGCCAGAGCTCGCTGCGTGCCGGCATCCGTCAGCCGCACCGCGCCGTATGGGACGTGCGAGACGAGCCCGGCGGCGGCGAGCTTCTTGACCATCTCGGTGACCGACGACGGGGCGATGCCCAGCTTCGCCGCGAGCACCGAGGGGGTGATCGGCGCGTCCTGCCATTCGGTGTGCGCGTAGACGGTCTTCAGGTAGTCGTCTGCTGCAGGGGATGCCACGGGTCCAGCCTAGATCAGGGGTTCGCGACGTCGACGAGGATGCCGAAGGCGACCTGCCCCGCGAAGAAGATGATGAGGAACCCGAGCAGGGCGGCGAAGAGCGAGAGCCGACCGTCGAACCCCTCGATCTCGGCGATGCCGATCTTGCGGGCGCGGAAGGCCAGCACGAGGGTCGCGATGCCCAGGGCGAGCTGCACCCAGGGGCCGCCGAAGGGCAGCACGGTGGGGAAGGCGACGAGCAGCCCGCCGATCACGCCGGTCGCGATGCCGATCCAGGTGAGGATGCGGACGTTGCGGCGCGCGGTTTCGGCAGACATCCTTCGAGCCTAACCGTCGGAGCACTCCGCCGCGCACGCTGTGAATCGTGTCAATCGGCCCGGATTCCTTGACGGGGGACGAGCTCTGCGGGTAGCTTCGACCGGGCACGGGAAAACGCTATCCGAGCGGGCGCCATGCCCAGAGAAGGATTTCGACGATGAATATCCGACACCAATCGTTCCGCGCCGTCGTGGCGGTGGCCGCAGTCGGCTGCCTCCTCGTGGGAGGCGCGCAGAGTGCGACGGCGGCGTCGCCCACAGCGCCGACGGCCGGTCGCCATGACTCCGGGCCGAAGACGCCACAGCTCGAGACGCTCGACCGCGGTCTTGTCGCCGTCTCGACCGCCGACGGTGTCTTCCTCAGCTGGAGACTGCTCGCCACCGAGGCGAGCGGTGCGACCGCCACGGGGCTCGCGGGTCCCGACTTCGCCGTCTACCGCGACGGAGCGAAGATCGCCACGATCACCGACAGCACGAACTACGCGGATGCCGACGGCGCGGCCGCATCGCAGTACTCCGTGGTGCCGGTGGTGAACGGCGTCGAGCTGACGGCATCCGCTTCGCCGTCCGTGTCTGCGTGGGCGGAGGGGCACTACGACCTTCCGCTGCAGAAGCCCGCCGACGGCGTCACACCGAAGGGCGAGGCCTACACCTACTCGGCCAACGATGTGTCGGTCGGCGACGTCGACGGCGACGGGCAGTACGAGTACGTCGTGAAGTGGGATCCCTCGAACTCGAAGGACGTCTCGCAGCGCGGCTACACGGGCCCCGTCTACCTCGACACCTACGAGCTCGATGGCACGCTGCTCAATCGCCTCGATCTCGGCGTGAACATCCGCGCCGGTGCGCACTACACGCAGTTCCTCGTCTACGACTTCGACGGCGACGGACGCTCCGAGACGATGCTGAAGACGGCCCCTGGCACGAAGTCCGTGCAGTACACCGCCGACGGCAGCGTCGCGAGCGAGTCGTACATCACGCTGCCGAAGGACGACCGCAAGGCGGGCTACTCGAACGACGACGACTACCGACTCAGCGCCGCGGACTACGAGCAGCACCTCGTCGAGATGTTCCTCGGCTGGAGTGAGCGGGCGGAGGTCGTGTCGGGTCAGTGGCCGGCCACTCTCGAAGAGGCGTGGGGCATGCCCGTCACGCACGAGTATCCGCTCTCGCCCGAGTCGGCGCAGGAGCTCGCCACGACCTTCATCGACGTGTACGCGCCCGGTCGCAGCGCTCGCAACCTGCTGCGAGAGTTCGAGGGCTTCATCGTCGACGGACCCGAGTACCTCACCGTCTTCGACAGCGCGACGGGCAAGGAGCTGCAGACCATCCCGTATCCGACCGAGCGCGGCGACGACGGCCTGCTGTGGGGCGACTACGCGATGTCGCGCATCGAGCCGGGCAACCGCGTCGACCGCTTCCTCGCGGGAGTCGGATACCTCGACGGCCAGCATCCGTCCGCCGTCTTCGCCCGCGGCTACTACACACGTACGACCGTCGCGGCCTTCGACTGGGACGGCAAGCGGCTGAAGGCCCGCTGGGATGTCGACAGCGGCCACGTGCCCCTGACGAACCCGTTCAACGACTCGCCGCACGGCCGCGACGGCAGCGACCCCGAGTTCGGCACGATCACGACGCAGGGCGATCACTCGCTGAGCTTCGCCGACGTGGATGGCGACGGCAGGCAGGAGCTCGTCTACGGTTCCGCGACGATCGACGACGACGGCAGCCTGCTGTACAGCTCGTTCGACGTGCTCCCCGAGGGCAGTGCGGATCCCGGAGC is a genomic window containing:
- a CDS encoding YdeI/OmpD-associated family protein, which produces MGALDEGERVVAADAAAWRAWLEEHHERTSGVWLLSVRGQNEGRVGYDDAVRQALCFGWIDGPVRTLDDETVGQWFSPRRRGSGWAATNKARLIDLEAAGLLAPAGIRVLETAKADGSWTLLDGPEAGIEPPELTEALDAVPAARANWDAFPKSVKKFGLTHIAMAKRAETRSARIAKIVADAAEGKRP
- a CDS encoding HAD-IIA family hydrolase, translating into MAHRDNIECWLTDMDGVLVHENDAIPGASELLAGWEQNEIPYLVLTNNSIFTARDLSARLRASGLIVPEERIWTSALATADFLAQQLPGGSAFVIGEAGILTALHEAGFIMTETNPDFVVVGETRNYSFEAITKAIRLIIKGARFIVTNPDATGPSADGVMPATGAIAALITKATGKEPYVVGKPNPMMFRSALNKIGAHSKKTGMIGDRMDTDIIAGIEAGLHTVLVMTGISDEAEVEKYPFRPDEIVDSVADLLPTVTESIPTLDED
- a CDS encoding metal-dependent transcriptional regulator; translation: MASPAADDYLKTVYAHTEWQDAPITPSVLAAKLGIAPSSVTEMVKKLAAAGLVSHVPYGAVRLTDAGTQRALAMVRRHRLIETWLVQEFGYGWDEVHDEAEVLEHTISDRLLEGIDARLGRPRFDPHGDAIPDAAGVVEREPFVLLADAPSGHVGRVLRVDDRDPELLRALEGAGVTVAANITTTPTGIELEGTATELPDGAAQVVWLSA
- a CDS encoding rhamnogalacturonan lyase, coding for MNIRHQSFRAVVAVAAVGCLLVGGAQSATAASPTAPTAGRHDSGPKTPQLETLDRGLVAVSTADGVFLSWRLLATEASGATATGLAGPDFAVYRDGAKIATITDSTNYADADGAAASQYSVVPVVNGVELTASASPSVSAWAEGHYDLPLQKPADGVTPKGEAYTYSANDVSVGDVDGDGQYEYVVKWDPSNSKDVSQRGYTGPVYLDTYELDGTLLNRLDLGVNIRAGAHYTQFLVYDFDGDGRSETMLKTAPGTKSVQYTADGSVASESYITLPKDDRKAGYSNDDDYRLSAADYEQHLVEMFLGWSERAEVVSGQWPATLEEAWGMPVTHEYPLSPESAQELATTFIDVYAPGRSARNLLREFEGFIVDGPEYLTVFDSATGKELQTIPYPTERGDDGLLWGDYAMSRIEPGNRVDRFLAGVGYLDGQHPSAVFARGYYTRTTVAAFDWDGKRLKARWDVDSGHVPLTNPFNDSPHGRDGSDPEFGTITTQGDHSLSFADVDGDGRQELVYGSATIDDDGSLLYSSFDVLPEGSADPGASVRLGHGDAMHVTDIDPSRAGVEIWTAHEGATSAPYGSVMRDAATGESLFGAYSGRDTGRAMIGDVRPDVPGIEVWSSMPGGTEGSGLLSATGEVLQAQTPGTNMSIRWAGDLTTQLVNGSGDQTPTIDDWTRGTVLTATGSLTNNGTKGNPSLVADVLGDWREELLVRTADSSALRFFTTTEPTAHKLTTLMHDVQYRAETARQQTTYNQPAYTSFYLASDLDWANVPVLTAPTEPKAPKFTDKPGTSRDEVKVPTNVKGVSYYVNGEKVESPGGKVRVTGEVTVVAVPDAGYRIADGATSRWTENLRSR